From one [Ruminococcus] lactaris ATCC 29176 genomic stretch:
- the srtB gene encoding class B sortase, translated as MQETGKENAKQDRKNNKKKWMILAVCAFAAAILLIGFIAGTWWMEKKAEQEYLAMQEKNAEKRQKVPEEEKKIDIPVDFDSLQKENPDIYAWITIPDTVIDYPIVQSSEDNAYYLNHSAEKTDSVSGAIYSENYNKKNFDDPITLLYGHNMKDGSMFAGLHKYEEDTYFNDHKDLVIYTPDAILKYKIFAAYRTDDRHILLYYNLGAEDYNRQAYLNDILNQRTMGAMLDQSAPVSTESKILTLSTCDRAGDAYRYVVQAYLVEKME; from the coding sequence ATGCAGGAGACCGGAAAGGAAAATGCAAAGCAGGACAGAAAAAATAATAAGAAAAAGTGGATGATTCTTGCAGTCTGTGCTTTTGCGGCAGCGATACTGCTGATCGGATTTATTGCGGGAACATGGTGGATGGAAAAAAAGGCCGAACAAGAGTATCTGGCGATGCAGGAAAAAAATGCAGAGAAGAGACAGAAAGTTCCGGAAGAGGAAAAGAAGATAGATATCCCGGTAGATTTTGATTCGTTGCAGAAAGAGAATCCTGATATTTATGCGTGGATCACGATTCCGGATACAGTAATTGATTATCCGATTGTACAAAGCAGTGAAGATAACGCTTATTATCTGAATCATTCAGCAGAAAAGACAGACAGTGTAAGTGGAGCAATTTATTCTGAAAATTATAATAAGAAAAATTTTGATGATCCGATTACTCTTTTGTATGGACATAATATGAAAGATGGATCAATGTTTGCCGGACTTCATAAATATGAAGAAGATACATATTTTAATGACCATAAGGATCTGGTGATTTATACGCCGGATGCAATCTTGAAATATAAGATTTTTGCGGCTTACCGTACAGATGACCGGCATATACTCCTGTATTATAACTTGGGAGCGGAAGACTATAACCGGCAGGCGTATCTGAATGATATCCTGAATCAGAGGACAATGGGAGCGATGCTTGACCAGTCGGCTCCGGTGAGTACGGAAAGTAAGATACTTACGTTATCAACCTGCGATCGGGCAGGAGATGCTTACCGTTATGTAGTGCAGGCCTATCTTGTAGAAAAAATGGAATGA
- a CDS encoding metallophosphoesterase, which yields MKKVIKRIFLGVFALVIFALGAGIIPSYYSLEVSDYEFENEKIQESVKLVQLSDIHNAEFGKENQRLLKKLKECEPDLIFITGDLINSDENEISPMLDLIKKLREIAPIYFSLGNHEIEYEKRTGIDLTEKLEKAGAKVLEEKFVDVTVKGQKFRIGGLYTVYIPEDYEVHEWGNAKEQAEFLKEMEDTERYKILLSHIPNTWMYYDTAATFDLDLIFTGHAHGGQAILPFVGGLYAPDMGYFPGRLSGVYEKGHTQVILSRGLGSNTEVIPRFNNIPEIVEVELK from the coding sequence ATGAAAAAGGTAATTAAGAGAATTTTTCTGGGAGTTTTTGCTTTGGTGATCTTTGCCCTGGGAGCAGGGATCATACCGTCTTATTACTCCCTTGAGGTTTCAGATTATGAGTTTGAAAACGAGAAAATTCAGGAATCAGTGAAGCTGGTACAGCTTTCAGATATTCATAATGCAGAGTTTGGAAAAGAAAACCAACGACTGTTAAAGAAACTAAAGGAGTGTGAACCGGATCTGATCTTTATCACGGGAGATCTGATTAATTCGGATGAAAATGAGATTAGTCCGATGTTAGATTTGATAAAAAAATTACGGGAGATTGCACCAATCTATTTTTCCTTGGGAAACCATGAGATAGAATATGAAAAGCGTACGGGAATTGATCTTACAGAAAAGTTGGAGAAAGCCGGGGCAAAGGTGTTAGAAGAAAAATTTGTCGATGTGACTGTCAAAGGACAAAAATTCAGGATTGGTGGACTGTATACGGTGTATATACCGGAAGATTATGAAGTACATGAATGGGGTAATGCAAAAGAACAGGCAGAGTTTTTAAAGGAAATGGAAGATACAGAGCGATATAAAATCCTGTTGTCCCATATTCCAAATACGTGGATGTATTACGATACTGCGGCAACTTTTGATCTTGATCTGATTTTTACGGGGCATGCGCATGGTGGACAGGCAATCCTTCCCTTTGTTGGAGGTCTTTACGCACCGGATATGGGATATTTCCCGGGAAGATTATCAGGTGTCTATGAGAAGGGGCATACGCAGGTGATTTTGTCGAGAGGATTAGGAAGTAATACAGAAGTAATTCCACGATTTAATAATATTCCTGAAATTGTAGAGGTGGAACTGAAATGA
- a CDS encoding polysaccharide biosynthesis tyrosine autokinase, with protein sequence MQTEEQRNITEAEEMEKIDLVSWLQDYLSCLKKFWLQFLLIFVIVAGIVVSYFEFTYEPVYSAKITYAASGTEYMTVNSAVAKRLSKSIPVLTANDEFKKDLLSAVDGEVSRGFSIVSSNTDESNFFSVTISTNDYESVNPLLEAFQKVYPKWVSKTTGTVELQIVDKTASSGRPVNVNSLAAIFAKGFLAGLVVCFALATVYLLSVRTVRKESDMKRITSARCINCIPEVVPKKRSNNKKLKLLITNKRIDWGFKQSILMIQSRLQQIMRRTGDKVLLITSTIPAEGKTMTSVNMALAFAQEGMKVALLDGDLRKPSVSELMKLPEGPGLTEYFRGESTPEEIQVVKDGVTFFRAGQKKGKVSGLIDEEKMNSLLEKLRKEYDVILMDAAPSYVFSDAMILSSYADKVLYVVRVDKADAKEIRVGMNSFEEKEKLIGYVINRDTGGYISQSGYGYGRYGKYQKYRKYAELDEETMNTEDTL encoded by the coding sequence ATGCAGACAGAGGAACAAAGGAATATTACAGAAGCGGAAGAGATGGAAAAGATAGATCTTGTGAGCTGGCTGCAGGATTACCTGAGCTGCCTGAAAAAGTTCTGGCTGCAGTTTTTGCTGATCTTTGTGATCGTGGCAGGAATTGTTGTATCTTATTTTGAATTTACTTATGAACCGGTTTATTCTGCAAAGATTACATATGCGGCATCAGGAACCGAATATATGACAGTCAATTCCGCGGTTGCGAAGCGGCTGAGCAAGAGTATACCGGTACTGACTGCGAATGATGAGTTTAAAAAGGATCTTCTTTCAGCGGTGGATGGGGAAGTATCTAGAGGATTTTCAATTGTTTCAAGCAATACGGATGAATCCAATTTCTTTTCTGTAACAATATCAACGAATGATTATGAAAGTGTAAATCCGCTGCTTGAGGCATTTCAGAAAGTTTATCCGAAATGGGTCTCTAAGACAACCGGAACGGTGGAACTGCAGATTGTAGATAAGACGGCATCTTCCGGCAGACCTGTAAATGTCAATTCGCTGGCAGCAATTTTTGCAAAAGGATTTCTGGCGGGACTGGTGGTATGCTTTGCATTGGCTACCGTGTATCTTCTTAGTGTAAGGACAGTACGAAAAGAGAGTGATATGAAGCGGATCACTTCTGCGAGATGTATCAATTGCATTCCGGAAGTTGTACCGAAGAAGCGTTCTAATAATAAAAAATTAAAGCTTTTGATCACAAATAAGAGAATTGACTGGGGATTTAAGCAGTCAATTCTGATGATCCAGTCAAGATTGCAGCAGATCATGAGACGTACAGGTGATAAGGTCCTGCTGATTACGAGTACGATCCCTGCAGAAGGAAAGACAATGACTTCTGTGAATATGGCACTTGCATTTGCACAGGAAGGGATGAAAGTTGCATTGCTTGACGGTGATCTGAGAAAACCGTCCGTAAGTGAACTGATGAAGCTCCCGGAAGGACCAGGATTGACAGAATATTTCAGAGGTGAAAGTACGCCGGAGGAGATTCAGGTCGTGAAGGACGGGGTAACATTTTTCCGTGCAGGTCAGAAAAAGGGAAAGGTTTCAGGACTGATCGATGAGGAAAAAATGAACAGTCTGTTGGAAAAATTAAGAAAAGAATATGATGTGATCCTGATGGATGCGGCTCCTTCTTATGTATTTTCGGATGCGATGATCCTGTCATCCTATGCAGATAAAGTTTTGTATGTAGTAAGAGTTGATAAGGCAGATGCAAAAGAGATCCGGGTGGGAATGAATTCTTTTGAAGAAAAAGAGAAGCTGATTGGTTATGTGATCAACCGTGATACGGGCGGATATATTTCTCAGAGCGGATATGGCTATGGAAGATATGGTAAATATCAGAAATACAGAAAATATGCAGAACTGGATGAAGAAACGATGAATACCGAAGATACATTGTAA
- a CDS encoding LCP family protein, which translates to MNEVSSIGKFLEPLSEAYAHIPFEGYGIAGILSIVLLAFYGIVISRLKITERRKILVRRVCAWCVIVLYSGTVLICNSFYGFLFLPVGILFAWQCIGKKMIFKAAGAAVMLSLCTQTVQMVLLEGMFDIRHFLLNIPWTLIGAASVVLWRLLAKKNKPVRYIIRGIMILLALILLAGICAFGVYHVLRVSGKLNAKDNISEVENRIQTDDSGLIWYNGKAYQYNENVITILVMGIDQNSEEIQQIEGISGESGQADSIFLLVMDESKNKVRIIGMSRDTMTPIKTFDYKGNYVGDAENHLGLAYAFGDGKETSCQYMVDAVSNLFYGIPINSYVALNMEAVEQLNDAVGGVTVTIPEDLAQMMPNQFSAGSTVTLNGKQALSFVRSRDTAIDFSNNLRMARQKTYLLNFAQTAIEKMKSDMGLPARLYHELSGKMVTDIDLNDAVYLATKGLSMSFSEDDIVTLQADAQRGTVYDEMYVDDQALYELILNTFYNEVSAGEDTE; encoded by the coding sequence ATGAATGAAGTGAGCAGTATAGGGAAATTCCTTGAGCCGTTATCGGAGGCATATGCTCATATTCCGTTTGAAGGATATGGGATTGCCGGGATTTTGAGCATCGTTTTACTGGCATTTTATGGAATTGTGATTTCAAGATTGAAGATTACGGAAAGAAGGAAGATTCTGGTCAGAAGAGTCTGTGCATGGTGCGTGATTGTTTTGTATAGTGGAACGGTTCTCATCTGTAATTCTTTTTATGGATTTTTGTTCCTGCCGGTCGGAATCCTTTTTGCATGGCAGTGTATTGGGAAAAAGATGATTTTTAAAGCAGCCGGAGCGGCGGTGATGCTGAGTCTGTGTACGCAGACCGTACAGATGGTATTGTTGGAAGGAATGTTTGATATCAGGCATTTTCTACTGAATATTCCCTGGACGTTGATTGGAGCGGCATCTGTAGTATTATGGCGGCTGCTTGCAAAGAAGAATAAGCCGGTTCGTTATATCATCCGTGGAATCATGATCCTGCTTGCACTGATTCTACTTGCAGGAATTTGTGCTTTTGGAGTTTATCATGTCCTGCGTGTCAGTGGTAAGCTCAATGCAAAGGATAATATCAGTGAGGTGGAGAACCGGATACAGACCGATGATTCAGGACTGATCTGGTATAATGGGAAAGCTTATCAGTACAATGAAAATGTGATTACGATCCTTGTGATGGGAATCGATCAGAACAGTGAAGAAATTCAGCAGATTGAAGGAATTTCCGGTGAAAGTGGACAGGCAGATTCCATTTTCCTTCTGGTGATGGATGAAAGTAAGAACAAGGTGCGGATTATTGGTATGTCGAGAGATACGATGACACCGATCAAGACATTTGATTATAAGGGAAATTATGTGGGAGATGCAGAAAATCATCTTGGACTTGCCTATGCATTCGGAGATGGAAAAGAGACGAGTTGTCAGTATATGGTTGATGCAGTTTCCAATCTCTTTTATGGAATCCCTATTAATTCATATGTGGCATTGAATATGGAAGCTGTTGAGCAGTTGAATGATGCAGTTGGCGGAGTCACCGTGACGATTCCGGAGGATCTTGCACAGATGATGCCAAATCAATTCAGTGCGGGCAGTACAGTGACGTTGAATGGAAAACAGGCTTTAAGTTTTGTCAGATCCAGAGATACAGCGATTGATTTCAGCAATAATCTGCGAATGGCACGTCAGAAGACCTATCTGCTGAATTTTGCACAGACTGCGATTGAAAAGATGAAATCAGATATGGGGCTGCCGGCAAGATTGTATCATGAGCTTTCCGGTAAGATGGTGACCGATATTGATCTGAATGATGCTGTTTATCTTGCAACAAAAGGATTATCAATGTCATTTAGTGAAGACGATATTGTTACCTTGCAGGCAGATGCCCAAAGAGGAACCGTGTATGATGAGATGTATGTGGACGATCAGGCACTTTATGAGCTGATCCTGAATACATTTTACAATGAAGTGTCAGCCGGGGAGGATACAGAGTGA
- a CDS encoding LPXTG cell wall anchor domain-containing protein, producing the protein MKKRFMTGVVAAVTALAMSVSALAAGSIVGTIDMPNASTDKGTISLEPVAPGAYDDDLQKVVDEINDAKSSASVKAAFDGNLPSSLAYYTEKGLEVKGYDISGYKFLSPVMNLGVTGVQASAGNLVKVTFVANNMTDGMIVDILYYCAEHGWEVVKGVRVSGNQVAAYFHSVSAGTPVSLIYKLAAANGGNDNNGNTTTGTSKGNGTAVSPKTGQNSMIPVAGMAVVLLGIGAFAVVRSRKEI; encoded by the coding sequence ATGAAAAAGAGATTTATGACGGGGGTTGTTGCTGCTGTTACCGCATTGGCAATGAGTGTAAGTGCGTTGGCTGCAGGAAGCATTGTAGGCACTATTGATATGCCGAATGCAAGTACTGATAAAGGAACGATTTCATTAGAACCGGTTGCACCGGGAGCTTATGATGATGACCTTCAGAAGGTCGTAGATGAGATAAATGATGCAAAGTCAAGTGCAAGTGTTAAAGCGGCATTTGATGGAAATCTTCCGTCATCACTGGCTTACTATACGGAGAAAGGTCTTGAAGTAAAAGGATATGATATTTCAGGATACAAGTTCCTGTCTCCGGTAATGAACCTCGGAGTGACAGGTGTGCAGGCATCAGCGGGCAACCTTGTAAAGGTTACATTTGTTGCGAACAATATGACAGATGGTATGATTGTTGATATTCTTTATTATTGTGCAGAGCATGGCTGGGAAGTGGTTAAAGGTGTGAGAGTCAGCGGAAACCAGGTAGCGGCGTACTTCCACTCAGTTTCAGCAGGGACTCCGGTATCTTTGATTTATAAGCTGGCGGCTGCAAATGGTGGAAATGATAATAATGGTAACACAACAACTGGTACATCCAAAGGAAATGGTACTGCAGTTTCTCCGAAGACAGGACAGAACTCTATGATCCCGGTTGCAGGTATGGCAGTAGTTCTTCTTGGTATCGGTGCATTTGCTGTAGTAAGAAGCAGAAAAGAAATTTAA
- the rfbB gene encoding dTDP-glucose 4,6-dehydratase, translated as MTIIVTGGAGFIGSNFIFHMLDKYPDYRIVCLDKLTYAGNLSTLAPVMDHPKFRFVKADICDREAVNQLFEEEQPDIIVNFAAESHVDRSIENPGIFLETNIMGTAVLMDACRKYGITRYHQVSTDEVYGDLPLDRPDLFFTEETPIHTSSPYSSSKASADLLVLAYYRTYGLPVTISRCSNNYGPYHFPEKLIPLMIANALADKPLPVYGEGLNVRDWLYVEDHCRAIDLIIHKGRVGEVYNVGGHNEMRNIDIVKMICKELGKPESLITYVADRKGHDMRYAIDPTKIYNELGWLPETKFEDGIKKTIRWYLEHRDWWEKIINGEYQEYSPTSF; from the coding sequence ATGACGATCATCGTAACCGGTGGAGCCGGATTTATAGGAAGCAACTTTATATTTCATATGCTGGACAAGTATCCTGACTACAGGATCGTTTGCCTGGATAAGCTGACATATGCGGGCAATCTGTCTACGCTTGCACCGGTAATGGATCATCCTAAATTCCGTTTTGTTAAGGCAGATATTTGTGACAGAGAGGCAGTTAATCAGTTGTTTGAGGAAGAGCAGCCTGATATCATAGTAAATTTTGCTGCGGAAAGTCATGTGGATCGTTCCATTGAAAATCCGGGGATTTTCCTTGAGACAAATATCATGGGAACGGCTGTCTTGATGGATGCCTGCAGAAAATATGGTATCACGAGATATCATCAGGTATCCACAGATGAGGTATATGGAGATCTGCCATTGGATCGCCCGGATCTTTTCTTTACAGAAGAGACTCCGATCCACACCAGTTCTCCCTACAGCAGTTCTAAAGCATCGGCAGATCTTCTGGTGCTGGCATATTACAGAACCTATGGACTGCCTGTGACGATCAGCCGTTGTTCCAATAACTATGGCCCATATCACTTCCCGGAGAAATTGATTCCGCTTATGATTGCAAATGCACTGGCAGATAAACCACTTCCGGTTTATGGAGAAGGTCTGAATGTGAGAGACTGGCTGTATGTAGAAGATCATTGCAGGGCAATAGACCTGATCATTCACAAAGGCAGAGTGGGAGAGGTTTATAATGTTGGCGGTCACAATGAGATGCGGAATATTGACATTGTAAAGATGATCTGCAAAGAGCTTGGCAAACCGGAAAGCCTGATCACTTATGTTGCAGACCGCAAAGGTCATGATATGCGATATGCGATCGACCCGACAAAGATCTATAATGAACTTGGCTGGCTGCCGGAGACAAAATTTGAAGATGGTATTAAGAAGACGATCCGATGGTATCTGGAGCATCGTGATTGGTGGGAAAAGATTATCAATGGAGAGTATCAGGAATATTCACCAACATCATTTTAA
- a CDS encoding nucleotidyltransferase family protein: protein MEKTVQNLLQCLRNVICGEDVPLIAMSETEQEKFYQMSLAQDMAHLISAAVGNGENNIISEKYRKKFRQQENLAIYRYTCQELALEEIRTVFEQQKIFFLPLKGAVIRDFYPEAWMRTSSDIDILIRDEDYEKAKKFLTEECGFLYESKDKKNANFYRDEHVHLELHLNLIKDGQTVEFSPEYIWTHVERTGYECRMSDADFYAFHLEHMKQHFTTGGCGIRFFLDLWILNHSVKDKQEKKREEKLERCGLAEFEYAVRSVTEVWFGKAEHTELTHQVERFILAGGGVYGSVENWAIVQKVRNQGKLKSVIRRIWLPYEELCWSYPSLEGKRYIQPYYEAKRFFKMIADGRWNRSVQELKANAKGQELSDVEGMMKKLGLR, encoded by the coding sequence GTGGAAAAGACAGTACAAAATCTGCTGCAATGTCTGCGAAATGTGATCTGTGGAGAAGATGTTCCGCTGATTGCAATGTCGGAGACAGAGCAGGAAAAATTTTATCAGATGAGTCTGGCTCAGGATATGGCACATTTGATCTCAGCAGCAGTTGGAAATGGTGAGAACAATATCATATCAGAGAAGTATCGGAAGAAGTTTCGGCAGCAGGAAAATCTGGCAATCTATCGGTATACGTGTCAGGAGTTGGCATTGGAAGAGATTCGAACTGTTTTTGAGCAGCAGAAGATTTTTTTCCTTCCTTTAAAAGGAGCGGTGATCCGGGATTTTTATCCGGAAGCATGGATGAGGACGAGCAGTGATATTGACATTTTGATCAGAGATGAGGACTATGAAAAGGCAAAGAAATTTCTGACAGAAGAATGTGGATTTTTGTATGAGTCAAAAGATAAGAAAAATGCAAATTTCTACAGAGATGAACATGTGCATCTGGAGTTGCATTTAAATCTTATCAAAGACGGGCAGACGGTAGAATTTTCCCCGGAGTATATCTGGACGCATGTAGAAAGAACGGGATATGAGTGCAGGATGTCAGATGCAGATTTCTATGCATTTCATCTGGAGCATATGAAGCAGCATTTTACGACAGGTGGTTGTGGAATCCGTTTCTTCCTGGATCTCTGGATCTTGAATCATTCTGTGAAAGATAAGCAGGAGAAAAAAAGAGAGGAAAAACTGGAACGTTGTGGACTGGCAGAATTTGAATATGCAGTCAGATCGGTGACAGAAGTCTGGTTCGGAAAGGCAGAGCATACAGAATTAACGCATCAGGTGGAACGGTTTATTCTGGCTGGCGGAGGTGTATATGGAAGTGTTGAAAACTGGGCAATTGTGCAGAAAGTTCGGAATCAGGGGAAATTGAAAAGTGTCATACGCAGAATATGGCTTCCGTATGAAGAATTATGTTGGTCCTATCCGTCGTTAGAGGGGAAAAGATATATTCAGCCGTATTATGAGGCAAAGAGATTCTTTAAGATGATCGCAGATGGACGCTGGAATCGGAGTGTGCAGGAACTGAAGGCGAATGCGAAGGGACAAGAATTGAGTGATGTTGAAGGCATGATGAAGAAATTGGGGTTAAGATAA
- a CDS encoding tyrosine-protein phosphatase encodes MVDLHMHILPGLDDGASSMEESIRMARQAAAGGVNYIAASSHGNYYDYTVQEYVRKFRLLQKELDRQQIPVKIFPSMEIFMNERAMQLIRDRELLFINHTRYLMIEFDFRESPERVCRMVADLQQMKYNIILAHPERYTFIQEDPELAYYLAERGCVLQVNKGSILGEFGKKCREMAIRMVDDGIVQVIASDAHDSLHRTPQMDELIHYLEQRYTSMEIKMWLSENPSRILKGNPTIRLR; translated from the coding sequence ATGGTCGATCTGCATATGCATATTTTGCCAGGACTGGACGATGGTGCCAGTTCGATGGAAGAATCGATACGGATGGCACGTCAGGCAGCAGCAGGCGGAGTGAATTATATTGCAGCTTCTTCTCATGGAAATTATTATGACTATACGGTACAGGAGTATGTAAGAAAGTTTCGTTTGCTTCAGAAAGAGTTGGATCGGCAGCAGATTCCGGTAAAAATTTTCCCATCTATGGAGATTTTTATGAACGAAAGGGCAATGCAACTGATCCGGGATCGGGAGCTTCTTTTTATTAATCATACAAGGTATCTGATGATCGAATTTGACTTTCGGGAATCGCCTGAAAGAGTTTGCAGAATGGTTGCGGACTTACAACAAATGAAGTATAATATCATATTGGCACACCCTGAAAGATACACCTTTATTCAGGAGGACCCGGAACTGGCATATTATCTGGCAGAAAGAGGTTGTGTGCTGCAGGTGAATAAGGGAAGTATTCTGGGGGAATTTGGAAAGAAATGCAGAGAGATGGCGATCCGGATGGTGGATGACGGGATTGTACAGGTGATTGCGTCGGATGCACATGACAGTCTGCATCGGACACCTCAGATGGATGAGCTGATCCATTATCTGGAGCAGAGGTATACTTCCATGGAGATAAAAATGTGGCTGTCGGAAAATCCGAGCAGGATATTAAAAGGAAATCCGACGATCCGGTTAAGATAA
- a CDS encoding NUDIX hydrolase: MEIKGTEMDSIEKYLELSRTCPELFAQSEELPLVLDPKELYAFAQKSGRRIGIVYESHYHLMVVDVVRAKNGSLFAYERLMNRVMRGAVVIVPYYNGKYILLRQYRHALREYQYGFPRGFGEEGISAKENAGKELWEELGVQAEKWKGFGKIVPDSGAMSSKADVFLAELNEAPQVIQEEEIVGHIALDWEQLGEWIRDGKITDSFTLAAYAKMSLQK; the protein is encoded by the coding sequence ATGGAAATAAAAGGAACAGAAATGGATTCGATTGAAAAATATCTGGAATTAAGTCGGACGTGTCCGGAACTTTTTGCCCAGTCTGAGGAACTTCCGCTGGTACTTGACCCGAAGGAACTGTATGCATTTGCACAAAAAAGTGGCAGAAGAATCGGAATTGTATACGAGAGCCATTACCATTTAATGGTTGTGGATGTTGTGCGTGCAAAAAATGGAAGTCTGTTTGCATATGAAAGACTGATGAACCGCGTTATGAGAGGTGCGGTTGTTATCGTTCCATATTATAATGGAAAGTATATTTTACTGCGGCAGTATCGTCATGCTCTCAGGGAATATCAGTACGGTTTCCCAAGAGGTTTTGGAGAAGAAGGAATTTCTGCAAAGGAGAATGCGGGAAAAGAATTATGGGAAGAACTTGGTGTGCAGGCAGAAAAATGGAAAGGTTTCGGAAAAATTGTGCCGGACAGTGGTGCAATGAGTTCAAAGGCAGATGTATTTCTGGCAGAGTTGAATGAAGCTCCACAGGTGATACAGGAAGAAGAAATAGTAGGACATATTGCATTGGATTGGGAGCAGTTGGGCGAATGGATCCGGGATGGAAAAATTACGGATAGTTTTACTCTGGCAGCATATGCAAAGATGAGTTTACAGAAATAA
- a CDS encoding polysaccharide biosynthesis tyrosine autokinase, which produces MSQESYKSQSLDSQIDLRYIFRTLKKNAVFILMCVCLTGMFSYVILDHSLKDTYTVSVNLCVIPRDNTSEKLAETNIENALERSVNVLNSDTMRDQIMKASGSSRVKGNLSASVVADTNIIRMSASGTNAESAYKLLKGALQQYPELSDYFESGYVLQPLSSISANNVQKTEKATLRYSLLLILLVLAGGIGATVCLCIFTDKIHSMEQAKRLLDIPMIGSLDYVKKKSGQKALLISDQDTDHVYEEAVDRIVTSIRSEMSAEGYKTLMVGSIKENDGKSTVTANIALNLARRGKKVVLVDCDMRHPSLAKIFDATVDPKEQFSEYLLGKCELDQVLKQTEVQAHPMDCIWQKKAVAKPYRLLGSERFISLINQLKEQFDYVVMDTPPLELIRDAEIISETADAMLMVMRQDEVHAVAVNDTVDLLEENGVTVIGGVLNMTKGERDTSKDRDGYRKYYNENAKIENAGE; this is translated from the coding sequence ATGAGTCAGGAAAGTTATAAGAGTCAGAGTTTAGATTCACAGATTGATCTGAGATATATTTTCAGAACCCTTAAGAAAAATGCGGTTTTTATTTTGATGTGTGTGTGTTTGACGGGAATGTTTTCCTATGTGATTCTGGATCACAGCCTGAAGGATACTTATACAGTGAGTGTGAACCTGTGTGTAATTCCGAGGGATAATACGAGCGAAAAACTTGCTGAGACGAATATAGAGAATGCACTTGAGAGAAGTGTGAATGTTCTGAACAGTGATACGATGAGAGATCAGATCATGAAAGCTTCCGGTAGCAGTCGTGTAAAGGGAAACCTGAGTGCGTCAGTTGTTGCCGATACAAATATTATCAGAATGAGTGCGTCGGGAACGAATGCGGAGAGTGCTTATAAACTGCTGAAAGGAGCATTGCAGCAGTATCCGGAGCTTTCGGATTATTTTGAATCAGGGTATGTATTGCAGCCATTGAGCAGTATTTCAGCGAATAATGTGCAGAAGACAGAAAAAGCAACTTTAAGATATTCGTTGCTTTTGATTTTGCTGGTGCTGGCAGGAGGCATTGGAGCAACTGTATGCTTATGTATTTTTACAGATAAGATTCACAGTATGGAGCAGGCAAAGCGTCTGCTGGATATTCCGATGATCGGTTCTTTGGATTATGTAAAAAAGAAGTCGGGGCAGAAAGCACTGCTGATCTCAGACCAGGATACGGATCATGTGTATGAAGAAGCAGTAGACCGGATTGTAACATCGATCAGATCAGAGATGTCGGCAGAAGGTTATAAGACTTTAATGGTTGGAAGTATTAAAGAAAATGATGGCAAGAGTACAGTGACAGCTAATATTGCCCTGAATCTTGCACGAAGAGGAAAGAAAGTAGTTTTGGTTGACTGTGATATGCGGCATCCGTCCCTGGCAAAGATTTTTGATGCAACGGTAGATCCAAAAGAGCAGTTTTCTGAATATCTGCTTGGAAAATGTGAACTGGATCAAGTGCTGAAGCAGACGGAAGTGCAGGCACATCCGATGGATTGTATCTGGCAAAAAAAGGCGGTCGCAAAGCCGTATCGTCTGTTAGGATCAGAGCGGTTTATTTCGCTGATCAATCAGTTGAAAGAGCAGTTTGATTATGTTGTTATGGACACTCCGCCATTGGAACTGATCCGTGATGCTGAGATCATATCAGAGACAGCAGATGCGATGTTGATGGTCATGCGTCAGGATGAGGTGCATGCAGTCGCTGTCAATGATACGGTGGATCTGTTGGAAGAAAATGGTGTGACAGTGATTGGCGGTGTACTGAACATGACAAAGGGAGAACGTGATACCAGTAAAGACCGGGATGGTTACAGGAAGTATTATAATGAAAATGCAAAGATAGAAAATGCAGGGGAGTAA